A stretch of Gallus gallus isolate bGalGal1 chromosome 2, bGalGal1.mat.broiler.GRCg7b, whole genome shotgun sequence DNA encodes these proteins:
- the CYB5A gene encoding cytochrome b5 has protein sequence MVGSSEAGGEAWRGRYYRLEEVQKHNNSQSTWIIVHHRIYDITKFLDEHPGGEEVLREQAGGDATENFEDVGHSTDARALSETFIIGELHPDDRPKLQKPAETLITTVQSNSSSWSNWVIPAIAAIIVALMYRSYMSE, from the exons ATGGTGGGCTCCAGTGAAGCCGGCGGTGAGGCGTGGCGGGGCCGCTACTATCGGCTGGAGGAGGTGCAGAAGCATAACAACAGCCAGAGCACCTGGATCATCGTGCACCACCGTATCTACGACATCACCAAGTTCCTGGATGAG CACCCTGGTGGAGAAGAAGTCCTTAGGGAGCAAGCTGGGGGAGATGCTACTGAGAACTTTGAAGATGTTGGCCACTCTACAGATGCAAGGGCGCTGTCGGAAACATTTATTATTGGGGAGCTTCACCCG GATGATAGACCGAAGCTTCAGAAACCAGCA GAAACTCTTATTACCACTGTGCAGTCTAATTCCAG TTCATGGTCCAACTGGGTGATCCCGGCAATAGCAGCAATTATTGTGGCCCTGATGTATCGTTCCTACATGTCAGAGTGA